The following are encoded together in the Selenihalanaerobacter shriftii genome:
- a CDS encoding cytochrome c3 family protein, translating into MKRKFKVSLILILMLLVFMSLAVNASEKGCLDCHSDQEYLKSKEDSKVYVSQKKFNKDTHAMFGCVTCHQGNLSASSKEEAHQNLISKPGTSNKAEETCGQCHTDISHRFEKSLHGTARGQKNGAVHLLGEEVGTQTWNDYCARCHADCSDCHLKEKDDQGNMVTAVDSHNFKQPTTSNCVDCHSQTGFSYVGWGEEYPESVHSKAGLECVDCHGEEQMHGDGEVHQSMTEVVDNNCADCHDNKKKEYNGLPVNQFNEYSYPHATHKDDLDCSACHTDWYMNCQEGCHLEEPPKYTVGELTSDDFYLGRYEGKVYTMTKTPLPTYPEVPNKDVPGHAWVVKVRHSWSDKAKSCETCHTNKKIYPQKLPTIKGKLIKKETVDRIYIDKERFKNSVHGMLGLECADCHQVDRTAKCIDCHSIENIKPIIETADKANEAKGDLKEKLDKIRKEFHYNPGEANSSLKELN; encoded by the coding sequence TTGAAACGAAAATTTAAAGTTAGTTTAATACTAATATTAATGCTTTTGGTTTTTATGTCCTTAGCAGTTAATGCATCTGAGAAAGGATGTTTAGATTGTCATAGTGATCAAGAATATTTAAAATCTAAAGAAGATTCAAAAGTATATGTTTCTCAAAAGAAATTTAATAAGGACACACATGCTATGTTTGGTTGTGTTACTTGTCATCAAGGTAACTTATCTGCTAGTTCAAAGGAAGAGGCTCATCAAAATTTAATTTCTAAGCCAGGTACATCTAATAAAGCAGAAGAGACTTGTGGTCAATGTCATACTGACATTTCTCATCGATTTGAGAAATCTTTACACGGAACTGCTCGGGGTCAAAAGAATGGTGCGGTTCATTTATTAGGAGAAGAAGTAGGTACACAGACTTGGAATGATTACTGTGCAAGGTGCCATGCTGATTGTTCAGACTGTCATCTTAAGGAAAAAGATGATCAAGGTAATATGGTAACAGCTGTTGATAGTCATAACTTTAAGCAGCCAACAACATCTAATTGTGTAGACTGTCATAGTCAAACAGGATTTAGTTATGTTGGATGGGGTGAAGAATATCCAGAAAGTGTACATTCTAAAGCAGGTTTAGAGTGTGTAGACTGTCATGGTGAAGAACAGATGCATGGTGATGGTGAAGTACATCAATCAATGACTGAGGTTGTTGATAATAATTGTGCAGACTGTCATGATAATAAAAAGAAGGAATACAATGGATTACCAGTTAATCAATTTAATGAATATTCATATCCACATGCAACTCATAAAGATGACTTAGACTGTTCAGCATGTCATACAGATTGGTATATGAACTGTCAAGAAGGTTGTCACTTAGAAGAACCACCTAAATATACTGTTGGTGAACTTACATCAGATGATTTCTATTTAGGTAGATATGAGGGTAAGGTATATACTATGACTAAGACACCTTTACCAACTTATCCAGAGGTTCCAAATAAAGATGTACCGGGCCATGCATGGGTAGTTAAAGTAAGACATAGTTGGAGTGATAAAGCAAAGAGTTGTGAAACTTGTCATACTAATAAGAAAATTTATCCGCAAAAGTTACCTACTATCAAAGGTAAATTAATTAAAAAAGAGACAGTTGATAGAATTTATATTGATAAAGAACGATTTAAAAATAGTGTTCACGGTATGCTAGGGTTAGAATGTGCAGATTGTCATCAAGTAGATAGAACAGCTAAATGTATAGATTGTCATAGTATAGAAAATATTAAGCCAATAATTGAGACTGCTGATAAAGCAAATGAGGCTAAAGGAGACCTAAAAGAGAAACTTGATAAGATTAGAAAAGAGTTTCATTATAATCCTGGTGAAGCTAATTCATCATTGAAAGAATTAAATTAA
- a CDS encoding guided entry of tail-anchored proteins factor 1 — MVNSKKYLIVSLALLLILFCSQLTLYGADYSSLSKNKLLEKYKSLKAEFTDLKAKYTNLVDDYGKLKVKYDELKDRVKDGNLKEDKKEPSTKKAPTGC, encoded by the coding sequence ATGGTTAATTCTAAAAAGTACTTAATAGTAAGTTTAGCATTACTACTAATCTTGTTTTGTAGTCAACTTACTCTTTATGGAGCTGATTATTCATCCTTAAGTAAGAATAAACTACTAGAGAAATATAAGAGTTTAAAAGCAGAATTTACAGATTTAAAAGCTAAATATACTAATTTAGTTGATGATTATGGAAAATTAAAAGTTAAATATGATGAATTAAAAGATAGAGTTAAAGATGGTAATTTAAAAGAGGATAAGAAAGAACCTAGTACTAAGAAAGCTCCAACTGGATGTTAA